From one Vibrio ponticus genomic stretch:
- a CDS encoding sulfite exporter TauE/SafE family protein: MDALFITDPWFYCTAIPAILIFGIGKGGLGGALGIVAVPLMSLTIAPVQAAAIMLPILLLMDAFAVKHHYRSIDWQIVKQMLPGMVIGVAAAGMFMLSFSEALIRVGIGLLCLYFSARYFLSYRRRDEENAHLMATPWGFLSGFASTAIHAGGGPASIYFLSLKIDKVVLIASMAAFFALTNVCKLVPFYLLGELEIANMATALLLMPIAPIGVKMGVWLLHRCSNETVYTLCYSLLVLSGSNLFIDGVAAL, translated from the coding sequence ATGGATGCTCTTTTCATTACTGACCCTTGGTTTTACTGTACAGCAATTCCGGCAATACTCATTTTTGGTATTGGGAAAGGCGGTTTAGGCGGGGCTCTTGGTATCGTGGCAGTACCGTTAATGTCATTAACCATCGCTCCTGTTCAGGCTGCCGCAATAATGTTGCCTATCTTATTGCTGATGGATGCTTTTGCCGTTAAGCACCATTATCGCTCTATCGATTGGCAAATCGTTAAACAGATGCTGCCGGGAATGGTCATAGGGGTCGCAGCAGCAGGCATGTTTATGCTCTCTTTTTCAGAGGCATTGATCAGAGTGGGGATTGGGTTGTTGTGCTTGTACTTCTCTGCCAGATATTTTTTATCTTATCGACGACGTGACGAAGAGAACGCTCATTTAATGGCTACGCCGTGGGGGTTTTTAAGTGGCTTTGCTAGCACAGCGATACATGCAGGCGGTGGTCCTGCGAGTATCTATTTCTTGTCGTTGAAAATCGACAAAGTAGTACTTATTGCAAGCATGGCGGCTTTTTTTGCTTTAACCAATGTGTGTAAGTTAGTGCCGTTCTACCTGCTTGGAGAACTTGAAATCGCTAACATGGCAACAGCACTTTTGTTGATGCCTATCGCGCCAATTGGCGTCAAAATGGGGGTTTGGCTACTGCATCGTTGCAGCAATGAAACTGTGTATACCTTATGTTACTCTTTGCTCGTTCTTTCTGGGTCGAATCTATTTATTGATGGTGTTGCGGCACTGTAA